The following are encoded in a window of Pan troglodytes isolate AG18354 chromosome 4, NHGRI_mPanTro3-v2.0_pri, whole genome shotgun sequence genomic DNA:
- the IRF1 gene encoding interferon regulatory factor 1 isoform X2, producing MTANHQELATPSSRQDVRPSPAEPRPPGAVPGGLKNPATSAFFPLPLGVALRAPSLQPLRRRDPRARPPNRSCSRGRYKAGEKEPDPKTWKANFRCAMNSLPDIEEVKDQSRNKGSSAVRVYRMLPPLTKNQRKERKSKSSRDAKSKAKRKSCGDSSPDTFSDGLSSSTLPDDHSSYTVPGYMQDLEVERALTPALSPCAVSSTLPDWHIPVEVVPDSTSDLYNFQVSPMPSTSEATTDEDEEGKLPEDIMKLLEQSEWQPTNVDGKGYLLNEPGVQPTSVYGDFSCKEEPEIDSPGGDIGLSLQRVFTDLKNMDATWLDSLLTPVRLPSIQAIPCAP from the exons ATGACAGCAAACCATCAAG AGCTCGCCACTCCTTCGTCGAGGCAAGACGTGCGCCCGAGCCCCGCTGAACCGAGGCCACCCGGAGCCGTGCCCGGCGGCCTCAAGAAcccggcaacctctgccttcttccCTCTTCCACTCGGAGTCGCGCTCCGCGCgccctcactgcagcccctgcgtCGCCGGGACCCTCGCGCGCGACCGCCGAATCGCTCCTGCAGCAGAG GCCGATACAAAGCAGGGGAAAAGGAGCCAGATCCCAAGACGTGGAAGGCCAACTTTCGCTGTGCCATGAACTCCCTGCCAGATATCGAGGAGGTGAAAGACCAGAGCAGGAACAAGGGCAGCTCAGCTGTGCGAGTGTACAGGATGCTTCCACCTCTCACCAAGAACCAGAGAAAAG AAAGAAAGTCGAAGTCCAGCCGAGATGCTAAGAGCAAGGCCAAGAGGAAG TCATGTGGGGATTCCAGCCCTGATACCTTCTCTGATGGACTCAGCAGCTCCACTCTGCCTGATGACCACAGCAGCTACACAGTTCCAGGCTACATGCAGGACTTGGAGGTGGAGCGGGCCCTGACTCCAG CACTGTCGCCGTGTGCTGTCAGCAGCACTCTCCCCGACTGGCACATCCCAGTGGAAGTTGTGCCGGACAGCACCAGTGATCTGTACAACTTCCAGGTGTCACCCATGCCCTCCACCTCTGAAG CTACAACAGATGAGGATGAGGAAGGGAAATTACCTGAGGACATCATGAAG CTCTTGGAGCAGTCGGAGTGGCAGCCAACAAACGTGGATGGGAAGGGGTACCTACTCAATGAACCTGGAGTCCAGCCCACCTCTGTCTATGGAGACTTTAGCTGTAAGGAGGAGCCAGAAATTGACAGCCCAGGGG GGGATATTGGGCTGAGTCTACAGCGTGTCTTCACAGATCTGAAGAACATGGATGCCACCTGGCTGGACAGCCTGCTGACCCCAGTCCGGTTGCCCTCCATCCAGGCCATTCCCTGTGCACCGTAG
- the IRF1 gene encoding interferon regulatory factor 1 isoform X1 → MTANHQELATPSSRQDVRPSPAEPRPPGAVPGGLKNPATSAFFPLPLGVALRAPSLQPLRRRDPRARPPNRSCSRANMPITRMRMRPWLEMQINSNQIPGLIWINKEEMIFQIPWKHAAKHGWDINKDACLFRSWAIHTGRYKAGEKEPDPKTWKANFRCAMNSLPDIEEVKDQSRNKGSSAVRVYRMLPPLTKNQRKERKSKSSRDAKSKAKRKSCGDSSPDTFSDGLSSSTLPDDHSSYTVPGYMQDLEVERALTPALSPCAVSSTLPDWHIPVEVVPDSTSDLYNFQVSPMPSTSEATTDEDEEGKLPEDIMKLLEQSEWQPTNVDGKGYLLNEPGVQPTSVYGDFSCKEEPEIDSPGGDIGLSLQRVFTDLKNMDATWLDSLLTPVRLPSIQAIPCAP, encoded by the exons ATGACAGCAAACCATCAAG AGCTCGCCACTCCTTCGTCGAGGCAAGACGTGCGCCCGAGCCCCGCTGAACCGAGGCCACCCGGAGCCGTGCCCGGCGGCCTCAAGAAcccggcaacctctgccttcttccCTCTTCCACTCGGAGTCGCGCTCCGCGCgccctcactgcagcccctgcgtCGCCGGGACCCTCGCGCGCGACCGCCGAATCGCTCCTGCAGCAGAG CCAACATGCCCATCACTCGGATGCGCATGAGACCCTGGCTAGAGATGCAGATTAATTCCAACCAAATCCCGGGGCTCATCTGGATTAATAAA GAGGAGATGATCTTCCAGATCCCATGGAAGCATGCTGCCAAGCATGGCTGGGACATCAACAAGGATGCCTGTTTGTTCCGGAGCTGGGCCATTCATACAG GCCGATACAAAGCAGGGGAAAAGGAGCCAGATCCCAAGACGTGGAAGGCCAACTTTCGCTGTGCCATGAACTCCCTGCCAGATATCGAGGAGGTGAAAGACCAGAGCAGGAACAAGGGCAGCTCAGCTGTGCGAGTGTACAGGATGCTTCCACCTCTCACCAAGAACCAGAGAAAAG AAAGAAAGTCGAAGTCCAGCCGAGATGCTAAGAGCAAGGCCAAGAGGAAG TCATGTGGGGATTCCAGCCCTGATACCTTCTCTGATGGACTCAGCAGCTCCACTCTGCCTGATGACCACAGCAGCTACACAGTTCCAGGCTACATGCAGGACTTGGAGGTGGAGCGGGCCCTGACTCCAG CACTGTCGCCGTGTGCTGTCAGCAGCACTCTCCCCGACTGGCACATCCCAGTGGAAGTTGTGCCGGACAGCACCAGTGATCTGTACAACTTCCAGGTGTCACCCATGCCCTCCACCTCTGAAG CTACAACAGATGAGGATGAGGAAGGGAAATTACCTGAGGACATCATGAAG CTCTTGGAGCAGTCGGAGTGGCAGCCAACAAACGTGGATGGGAAGGGGTACCTACTCAATGAACCTGGAGTCCAGCCCACCTCTGTCTATGGAGACTTTAGCTGTAAGGAGGAGCCAGAAATTGACAGCCCAGGGG GGGATATTGGGCTGAGTCTACAGCGTGTCTTCACAGATCTGAAGAACATGGATGCCACCTGGCTGGACAGCCTGCTGACCCCAGTCCGGTTGCCCTCCATCCAGGCCATTCCCTGTGCACCGTAG
- the IRF1 gene encoding interferon regulatory factor 1 isoform X3 encodes MPITRMRMRPWLEMQINSNQIPGLIWINKEEMIFQIPWKHAAKHGWDINKDACLFRSWAIHTGRYKAGEKEPDPKTWKANFRCAMNSLPDIEEVKDQSRNKGSSAVRVYRMLPPLTKNQRKERKSKSSRDAKSKAKRKSCGDSSPDTFSDGLSSSTLPDDHSSYTVPGYMQDLEVERALTPALSPCAVSSTLPDWHIPVEVVPDSTSDLYNFQVSPMPSTSEATTDEDEEGKLPEDIMKLLEQSEWQPTNVDGKGYLLNEPGVQPTSVYGDFSCKEEPEIDSPGGDIGLSLQRVFTDLKNMDATWLDSLLTPVRLPSIQAIPCAP; translated from the exons ATGCCCATCACTCGGATGCGCATGAGACCCTGGCTAGAGATGCAGATTAATTCCAACCAAATCCCGGGGCTCATCTGGATTAATAAA GAGGAGATGATCTTCCAGATCCCATGGAAGCATGCTGCCAAGCATGGCTGGGACATCAACAAGGATGCCTGTTTGTTCCGGAGCTGGGCCATTCATACAG GCCGATACAAAGCAGGGGAAAAGGAGCCAGATCCCAAGACGTGGAAGGCCAACTTTCGCTGTGCCATGAACTCCCTGCCAGATATCGAGGAGGTGAAAGACCAGAGCAGGAACAAGGGCAGCTCAGCTGTGCGAGTGTACAGGATGCTTCCACCTCTCACCAAGAACCAGAGAAAAG AAAGAAAGTCGAAGTCCAGCCGAGATGCTAAGAGCAAGGCCAAGAGGAAG TCATGTGGGGATTCCAGCCCTGATACCTTCTCTGATGGACTCAGCAGCTCCACTCTGCCTGATGACCACAGCAGCTACACAGTTCCAGGCTACATGCAGGACTTGGAGGTGGAGCGGGCCCTGACTCCAG CACTGTCGCCGTGTGCTGTCAGCAGCACTCTCCCCGACTGGCACATCCCAGTGGAAGTTGTGCCGGACAGCACCAGTGATCTGTACAACTTCCAGGTGTCACCCATGCCCTCCACCTCTGAAG CTACAACAGATGAGGATGAGGAAGGGAAATTACCTGAGGACATCATGAAG CTCTTGGAGCAGTCGGAGTGGCAGCCAACAAACGTGGATGGGAAGGGGTACCTACTCAATGAACCTGGAGTCCAGCCCACCTCTGTCTATGGAGACTTTAGCTGTAAGGAGGAGCCAGAAATTGACAGCCCAGGGG GGGATATTGGGCTGAGTCTACAGCGTGTCTTCACAGATCTGAAGAACATGGATGCCACCTGGCTGGACAGCCTGCTGACCCCAGTCCGGTTGCCCTCCATCCAGGCCATTCCCTGTGCACCGTAG